In Vigna radiata var. radiata cultivar VC1973A unplaced genomic scaffold, Vradiata_ver6 scaffold_268, whole genome shotgun sequence, the following are encoded in one genomic region:
- the LOC106755078 gene encoding uncharacterized protein LOC106755078, with product MEEENAIELLQRYRRDRRVLLDFILSGSLIKKVVMPPGAVTLDDVDLDQVSVDYVLNCAKKSTMLELSEAIRDYHDHTGLPQMSDTGSVGEFYLVTDPESSGSPPRRPPPTVPVSAVPPVAVSIPSVFPPSPILSSVSRSESFDTTQEKELTVDDIEDFDDDDDVSVVEGVRAKRTLNDASDLAVKLPSFSTGISDDDLRETAYEILLACAGATGGLIVPSKEKKKDKKSSLIRKLGRSKSGSVVSQSQSAPGLVGLLETMRVQMEISESMDIRTRQGLLNALVGKVGKRMDTLLVPLELLCCISRSEFSDKKAFIRWQKRQLKVLEEGLVNHPAVGFGESGRKTNELRILLAKIEEAEFLPSSSGELQRTECLRSLREIAIPLAERPARGDLTGEICHWSDGYHLNVRLYEKLLLSVFDMLDEGKLTEEVEEILELLKSTWRVLGITETIHHTCYAWVLFRQYVITREHGVLLHALEQLNKIPLMEQRGQQERLHLKSLRSKVEGERDLSFLQSFLTPIQRWTDKQLGDYHMHFNEGSATMEKIVAVAMITRRLLLEEPETTSQSLPISDRDQIEIYISSSIKNAFSRTVQVVERADMSNEHPLALLAEELKKLLKRESVTFLPVLSQRHPQATVVSGSLVHKLYGLRLKPFLDGAEHLTEDVISVFPAAESLEQFIMALIASVCHEENAEILLKKLNLYQIETKSGTLVLRWVNSQLGRILGWVERVFQQEHWDPISPQQRHAGSIVEVYRIVEETVDQFFGLKVPMRFTELNSLFRGIDNALQVYANNVVNDLASKEDLIPPVPILTRYKKEAGIKAFVKKELFDTRVPEPDELRPSQISVLTTPTLCVQLNTLYYAINHLNKLEDNIWERWTSKRSHEKLIKKSLDEKSKSFSQKDTFEGSRKIINAAMDRICEYTGTKIVFCDLRVQFMDNLYKPSVSGYRLDALIDPLDMELSQLCDIVVEPLRDRIVTSLLQASLDGLLRVILDGGPSRVFFPSDAKLLEEDLETLKEFFISGGDGLPRGVVENQVARVRHVIKLHGYETRELIDDLKSASGMEMQGGKSKLGTDSKTLLRILCHRSDSEASQFLKKQYKIPSSSV from the exons ATGGAAGA AGAGAATGCCATAGAGCTTCTCCAGAGATACAGGAGGGACAGAAGAGTTCTTCTTGATTTTATACTTTCAGGGAGCTTAATCAAGAAAGTTGTAATGCCACCTGGTGCAGTTACACTGGATGATGTGGATCTAGATCAAGTCAGTGTTGATTATGTCCTCAACTGTGCAAAAAAGA GTACAATGCTTGAACTTTCAGAAGCAATTAGAGATTATCATGATCATACTGGGTTACCACAAATG AGTGATACAGGTTCAGTCGGTGAATTTTATTTGGTCACTGATCCTGAGTCTTCAGGTTCACCTCCCAGAAGGCCACCACCAACTGTTCCTGTTTCTGCAGTGCCTCCTGTAGCTGTTTCCATTCCTTCTGTTTTTCCACCATCCCCAATTCTATCTAGTGTATCGAGATCTGAGTCTTTTGACACTACTCAAGAAAAGGAGTTAACTGTGGATGACATTGAAgactttgatgatgatgatgatgtttcaGTTGTTGAAGGCGTTAGGGCTAAAAGGACTCTTAATGATGCTTCAGATCTTGCAGTGAAATTGCCTTCCTTCTCCACAG GCATATCAGATGATGATCTTCGTGAAACTGCGTATGAGATCCTCTTGGCTTGTGCTGGAGCCACAGG GGGTCTGATTGTCCcatcaaaggaaaaaaagaaagataaaaaatccAGCTTGATCAGGAAGCTTGGGCGTAGCAAAAGTGGAAGTGTTGTATCCCAGTCTCAGAGTGCTCCTGGGCTAGTTGGCTTGCTGGAAACCATGCGAGTTCAAATGGAG ATATCCGAGTCAATGGATATTAGAACCAGACAAGGCTTGCTAAATGCTCTTGTGGGTAAGGTGGGGAAAAGGATGGATACTCTATTGGTTCCTTTGGAGTTGCTTTGCTGTATTTCACGTTCAGAATTTTCTGATAAGAAGGCTTTTATACGCTGGCAAAAACGGCAG TTAAAAGTTTTGGAGGAGGGGCTTGTTAATCACCCTGCTGTTGGATTTGGTGAATCTGGACGCAAGACAAACGAGTTGAGGATTCTGTTGGCCAAGATTGAAGAAGCAGAG tttctcCCATCTTCAAGTGGTGAACTTCAAAGGACAGAATGCTTGAGATCCCTAAGGGAGATTGCGATTCCACTTGCTGAGCGGCCAGCTCGGGGTGACTTAACTGGTGAAATATGCCATTGGTCAGATGGTTATCACTTAAATGTCAGACTATATGAGAAGTTACTTTTAAGTGTGTTTGACATGCTTGATGAAGGAAAACTGACAGAG GAAGTGGAGGAAATTCTTGAACTTTTGAAGTCAACATGGAGAGTTTTAGGAATCACGGAGACAATCCATCACACTTGCTATGCATGGGTTTTATTTCGTCAG TATGTTATCACAAGAGAGCATGGGGTTTTATTGCATGCACTTGagcaattaaataaaataccaCTAATGGAGCAACGAGGTCAACAAGAGAGGTTGCACTTGAAAAGCTTGCGTTCCAAGGTTGAGGGTGAACGGGATCTATCTTTCTTACAGTCTTTCTTAACACCAATTCAGAGATGGACGGACAAGCAGCTTGGAGATTACCATATGCACTTCAACGAG GGTTCAGCAACTATGGAAAAGATTGTAGCAGTTGCAATGATTACCAGGAGGCTTCTACTGGAAGAACCAGAAACT ACCTCACAATCCCTGCCAATTAGTGATCGTGATCAGATAGAGATATATATATCATCATCAATTAAGAATGCATTTTCAAGG ACAGTGCAAGTTGTTGAAAGAGCTGATATGTCAAACGAGCATCCCTTAGCATTGCTTGCAGAAGAACTCAAGAAGCTCCTAAAACGAGAATCTGTAACTTTCTTGCCTGTTTTATCTCAAAGGCATCCTCAAGCAACTGTTGTATCTGGATCACTAGTTCACAAACTTTATGGGCTCAGACTG aaaccCTTTCTGGATGGTGCAGAGCATTTAACTGAGGATGTCATTTCTGTATTCCCTGCAGCTGAAAGTCTAGAGCAGTTCATAATGGCACTTATTGCATCTGTATGCCATGAAGAAAATGCTGAGATCTTGTTGAAGAAATTGAATCTCTATCAG ATTGAGACAAAATCTGGAACATTGGTGTTACGTTGGGTCAATTCACAGCTTGGAAGAATTTTAGGTTGGGTAGAGCGGGTTTTTCAACAAGAG CACTGGGACCCAATATCTCCTCAACAGCGGCATGCTGGTTCTATTGTGGAAGTTTACAGGATTGTTGAGGAG ACAGTTGATCAATTTTTTGGTCTCAAAGTTCCAATGAGGTTTACAGAATTGAATAGCTTGTTTCGGGGCATTGACAACGCTCTTCAAGTGTATGCAAATAATGTTGTTAATGACTTGG CCAGCAAGGAGGACCTAATACCACCAGTACCTATTCTCACACGGTACAAAAAGGAAGCTGGAATAAAGGCTTTTGTAAAGAAGGAACTGTTTGATACTCGTGTGCCTGAGCCTGATGAGTTAAGGCCCAGCCAAATTAGTGTCCTAACAACTCCAACACTTTGCGTTCAATTAAATACATTATAC TATGCCATTAATCATCTGAATAAATTGGAAGACAACATCTGGGAGCGATGGACAAGTAAAAGGTCCCATGAAAAACTCATAA AGAAATCCTTAGATGAGAAGTCCAAAAGTTTTTCCCAGAAGGATACTTTTGAGggaagtagaaaaatcataaatgCTGCTATGGACCGCATTTGTGAGTACACAG GAACTAAAATTGTCTTTTGTGATCTGAGAGTTCAATTTATGGACAATTTATACAAACCAAGTGTCTCTGGCTATAGGTTGGATGCACTTATAGACCCACTTGATATG GAACTTAGCCAACTTTgtgatattgttgtggagcCTCTGAGGGACCGCATAGTGACTAGTCTTCTTCAGGCATCATTG GATGGCTTACTCCGTGTTATCTTAGATGGGGGTCCATCAAGAGTTTTCTTTCCCAGTGATGCAAAATTATTAGAGGAAGATCTGGAGACCTTAAAG GAATTCTTTATATCAGGAGGGGATGGGCTCCCTCGGGGTGTGGTCGAAAATCAGGTTGCACGTGTTCGGCATGTGATCAAGTTGCATGGCTATGAG ACTCGAGAGTTGATTGATGACTTGAAATCTGCTAGTGGCATGGAAATGCAAGGTGGAAAAAGCAAACTGGGAACTGATTCCAAAACTCTATTAAGAATATTATGCCACAGGAGTGACTCAGAAGCCTCTCAATTTCTGAagaaacaatacaaaataccCAGTTCTTCTGTATGA